A genome region from Cucumis sativus cultivar 9930 chromosome 4, Cucumber_9930_V3, whole genome shotgun sequence includes the following:
- the LOC101205826 gene encoding cysteine protease XCP2, which translates to MALSKLLPLAMCMSFFVVTSFGKDFSIVGYWPEDLTSMDRLIELFEEWISNHGKIYETIEEKWHRFEVFKDNLKHIDETNKKVTSYWLGVNEFADLTHQEFKNMYLGLKVESSRTRQSPEEFTYKDVVDLPKSVDWRKKGAVTRVKNQGSCGSCWAFSTVAAVEGINKIVGGNLTSLSEQELIDCDRPYNNGCHGGLMDYAFSFIVSSGGLHKEEDYPYLEVESTCDNKKGELEVVTISGYKDVPENNEASLIKALAHQPLSVAIEASGRDFQFYSGGVFDGPCGTQLDHGVTAVGYGSSKGVDYIIVKNSWGPKWGEKGYIRMKRNTGKPAGLCGINKMASYPTKSK; encoded by the exons ATGGCTCTGTCTAAGCTACTGCCTCTAGCTATGTGCATGTCCTTTTTTGTCGTAACAAGTTTTGGGAAGGACTTTTCCATTGTGGGTTACTGGCCAGAGGACTTAACTTCAATGGATAGACTAATTGAGCTATTCGAAGAATGGATATCAAACCATGGGAAGATTTATGAGACTATCGAAGAAAAGTGGCACAGATTTGAGGTGTTTAAAGACAACTTGAAGCACATCGACGAAACAAACAAGAAAGTGACTAGTTATTGGCTTGGAGTTAATGAGTTTGCTGATTTGACCCACCAAgagtttaaaaatatgtatctTGGTCTAAAAGTTGAGTCCTCTCGAACAAGGCAATCCCCAGAAGAGTTCACCTATAAGGATGTCGTGGATTTGCCCAAGTCGGTGGattggagaaagaaaggagCTGTCACTCGTGTCAAGAACCAAGGTTCATGTG GTAGCTGCTGGGCATTTTCCACCGTTGCTGCAGTTGAGGGGATAAATAAGATTGTTGGCGGAAATTTGACTTCGTTATCAGAGCAGGAACTAATTGATTGCGATAGACCTTATAACAATGGATGCCATGGGGGCCTCATGGATTAcgcattttcttttattgtatCTAGTGGTGGACTTCACAAGGAAGAAGACTACCCTTATCTTGAGGTGGAAAGCACTTGCGATAACAAAAAG gGGGAATTGGAGGTAGTAACAATCTCTGGCTATAAGGACGTACCCGAAAACAATGAGGCCAGCCTCATAAAGGCATTGGCACACCAGCCACTCAGCGTAGCCATAGAAGCTTCAGGAAGAGATTTCCAATTCTACAGCGGG GGCGTTTTTGATGGACCCTGTGGAACCCAGCTTGATCACGGAGTCACGGCCGTTGGATACGGATCATCAAAGGGAGTGGACTACATCATTGTGAAGAACTCATGGGGACCCAAATGGGGAGAGAAAGGATACATAAGAATGAAGAGGAACACTGGGAAGCCTGCAGGGCTCTGTGGAATCAATAAAATGGCTTCCTATCCTACTAAATCTAAgtga
- the LOC105435329 gene encoding protein CUP-SHAPED COTYLEDON 3 has translation MLTMEQILSELNGEELNEQGLPPGFRFHPTDEELITFYLASKVFKGSFCGVEIAEVDLNRCEPWELPDVAKMGEREWYFYSLRDRKYPTGLRTNRATGAGYWKATGKDREVYSASNGSLLGMKKTLVFYKGRAPRGEKTKWVMHEYRLDGDFSYRHACKEEWVICRIFHKNGEKKNSMFQCQTYLLESALSSSTTSNSLPPLLETNPTTTLVECQSQAAMQLQLQAFQNPFQIRQPPENDLKRFMSSVMSQSNLLSSSEQLHKSSISINPIITNAANNNNNMLYAPSPSILFKSLLSHQDSTVLLKQQQQQHQQQQFNKAADSSSFTTHNFDPAEAEANSNLMDIKKMMVPNASPCSYHQHPLFFETECNSPPPLPAHVSLHDTSTSISFNRPAYQTLLDPHINILHAHGDSWPLDA, from the exons ATGTTGACAATGGAGCAAATTTTATCTGAACTGAATGGCGAGGAGTTAAACGAGCAGGGTTTGCCTCCAGGTTTCAGGTTTCACCCAACTGATGAGGAACTTATCACATTTTATTTGGCTTCAAAGGTTTTCAAAGGCAGCTTCTGCGGTGTGGAGATTGCTGAGGTAGATCTTAATCGATGTGAACCATGGGAACTTCCAG ATGTTGCAAAAATGGGGGAAAGAGAATGGTACTTCTACAGTTTACGGGACCGGAAGTACCCAACAGGGTTAAGAACAAATAGGGCGACCGGAGCTGGTTACTGGAAAGCCACCGGAAAAGACAGGGAGGTATACAGTGCATCAAATGGATCTTTACTTGGGATGAAGAAGACGCTCGTGTTTTACAAAGGCAGAGCTCCACGTGGAGAGAAAACCAAGTGGGTGATGCATGAGTACCGCTTAGACGGCGATTTCTCTTACCGCCATGCCTGCAAG GAAGAATGGGTTATTTGTAGAATATTTCACAAGAacggagagaaaaaaaattcaatgttCCAATGTCAGACTTATCTTCTGGAGTCGGCTTTGTCATCGTCCACAACCTCCAACTCGTTGCCTCCGTTACTGGAGACGAACCCAACAACAACACTCGTAGAGTGTCAATCTCAAGCCGCAATGCAATTGCAATTGCAGGCTTTCCAAAACCCTTTTCAGATTCGGCAGCCTCCTGAAAACGACCTGAAGAGGTTTATGAGCTCAGTAATGTCCCAATCCAACCTCCTTTCCTCGAGCGAGCAGCTACACAAATCCTCTATCTCTATCAACCCCATTATTACGAATGCtgccaacaacaacaacaacatgTTGTATGCTCCGTCGCCATCCATTCTCTTCAAGTCTCTCCTCTCACATCAAGATTCCACAGTACTACTaaagcagcagcagcagcagcatcAGCAACAACAGTTCAACAAAGCAGCGGACTCATCCAGCTTTACAACCCATAATTTCGATCCCGCTGAGGCAGAGGCCAACTCAAACTTGATGGATATCAAGAAGATGATGGTGCCAAATGCCTCTCCTTGTTCTTACCATCAACATCCCTTGTTTTTTGAAACAGAATGCAATTCACCACCACCCCTGCCTGCCCACGTGTCTCTTCATGACACATCAACTTCAATCTCCTTCAACAGGCCCGCCTATCAAACTTTGTTAGATCCTCACATCAACATCCTCCATGCCCATGGAGATTCTTGGCCTTTAGATGCTTAA
- the LOC101218314 gene encoding protein PLASTID MOVEMENT IMPAIRED 1: protein MATDQNTTQRRDSNTQLLDELEALSQSLYQTHISTTRRTASLALPRSSLPSIPSAEDVGIVKTDDKFNKPRSRRMSLSPWRSRPKLDDEDKLQTERNRLSSSQPEPRKLDDATPEKKGIWNWKPIRALTHIGMQKMSCLFSVEVVTVQGLPASMNGLRLSVCVRKKETKDGAVNTMPSRVSQGAADFEETLFLKCHVYCTPGNGKPMKFEPRPFWIYAFAVDAQELDFGRSPVDLSKLIEESIEKSYEGTRIRQWDFSFNLAGKAKAGELVVKLGFQIMEKDGGIGIYNQAQSKESKSGKNFGRKQSKTSFSVLSPRLTSQSEAWTPSQTRASTDLPGMDDLNLDEPAPVPSTSPSIQKSEEPKIEDLDLPDFDVVDKGVEIQDKEEEVEKEESEKSVEEKSTSSEVVKEVVLDQAHLNRLSELDSIAQQIKALESMMENENVGKNDEESDSQRLDADEENVTREFLQMLEEEDGTASFNNNSKLSYPEIPPLQLEETEDSSQAESKSYISDLGKGLGCVVQTRDGGYLAAMNPLNTQVSRKDIPKLAMQISKPFILGSTQSLSGFELFQRMACSGVEELSSKVVALMSSDELMGKTAEQIAFEGIASAIIHGRNKEGASSTAARAIAAVKAMATALSTGRKERISTGIWNLNEIPLTIEEILAFSMQKLEEMSVEALKIQAEMAEEEAPFDVSALNVKTGGKDQNQFHPLDTAIPFEDWMKKLNFSGYGSKKEEEGVTVGVVVQLRDPLRRYESVGGPVVGLIHATEVEMEEKTSKYEEERRFKVTSLHVGGLKVRGGGKRNAWDSEKQRLTAMQWLVAYGIGKAAKKGRHLVSKGPDMLWSLSSRVMADMWLKPIRNPDVKFAN from the coding sequence ATGGCTACTGATCAGAACACGACACAAAGAAGGGATTCCAATACCCAGCTTCTCGATGAGCTCGAGGCTCTGAGCCAATCTCTCTACCAAACCCATATCTCCACTACTCGGAGAACCGCCTCGCTTGCTCTTCCTCGGAGCTCTCTTCCTTCTATTCCCTCTGCTGAAGATGTGGGTATCGTCAAAACTGATGATAAATTCAACAAGCCGAGGTCGCGACGGATGTCTCTGTCGCCGTGGCGTTCTCGTCCCAAGCTCGACGATGAGGATAAATTGCAAACGGAACGAAATAGGTTATCTTCGAGTCAGCCGGAGCCGAGAAAGTTGGATGATGCGACGCCGGAGAAGAAGGGGATTTGGAATTGGAAGCCGATTCGAGCTCTAACCCACATCGGAATGCAGAAGATGAGTTGCTTGTTCTCTGTTGAAGTTGTCACCGTTCAGGGACTTCCCGCCTCCATGAATGGGCTTCGACTTTCAGTTTGtgtgaggaagaaagaaaccaaagaTGGAGCTGTCAACACAATGCCGTCAAGAGTTTCGCAAGGCGCAGCGGATTTCGAAGAGACGTTGTTCCTCAAATGCCATGTTTATTGCACTCCTGGAAACGGAAAGCCTATGAAGTTCGAGCCTCGTCCGTTTTGGATTTATGCTTTTGCTGTAGATGCTCAAGAACTTGATTTCGGGAGAAGTCCAGTGGATTTGAGTAAACTGATTGAAGAATCCATAGAGAAGAGTTACGAAGGAACGCGAATTCGACAGTGGGACTTTAGCTTCAATCTGGCGGGAAAGGCCAAAGCGGGAGAACTAGTAGTCAAATTAGGATTTCAGATTATGGAGAAAGACGGAGGTATTGGAATTTACAATCAAGCACAGTCAAAGGAATCGAAATCGGGAAAAAATTTCGGCAGAAAGCAATCGAAGACCTCGTTCAGTGTTCTTAGTCCGAGATTAACCAGTCAAAGTGAAGCTTGGACTCCATCTCAAACAAGAGCTTCGACGGATCTTCCAGGAATGGATGACCTCAACTTAGATGAACCAGCACCAGTACCGTCAACCTCGCCGTCTATTCAAAAATCCGAAGAACCAAAGATTGAAGATCTCGATCTTCCAGACTTCGATGTTGTGGACAAAGGAGTAGAGATTCAGGACAAAGAGgaagaagttgaaaaagaagaatccgAAAAATCAGTGGAAGAAAAGTCGACTTCAAGCGAGGTAGTCAAGGAGGTTGTACTCGATCAAGCTCATTTGAATCGATTATCAGAGCTCGATTCGATTGCACAACAAATCAAAGCTCTGGAGTCAATGATGGAAAATGAAAACGTTGGGAAAAACGATGAAGAATCCGATTCGCAGAGACTTGATGCCGATGAAGAAAACGTAACGAGAGAATTTCTTCAAATGCTCGAGGAAGAAGATGGTACTGCCTCATTCAACAATAACAGCAAACTAAGTTACCCTGAAATTCCTCCTCTCCAACTCGAAGAAACAGAGGACTCTTCGCAGGCCGAATCCAAATCATACATTTCAGATCTTGGGAAGGGGTTAGGCTGCGTAGTTCAAACCAGAGATGGAGGCTACTTAGCCGCCATGAATCCACTAAACACCCAAGTTTCAAGGAAGGACATTCCAAAACTGGCGATGCAGATATCGAAACCATTCATTTTAGGCTCCACACAGTCGCTGAGTGGGTTTGAATTGTTTCAAAGAATGGCTTGCAGTGGAGTAGAGGAACTGAGCTCAAAAGTAGTAGCATTAATGTCTTCAGATGAACTCATGGGGAAAACAGCAGAACAAATTGCATTTGAAGGAATCGCCTCAGCAATCATTCACGgaagaaacaaagaaggaGCAAGCTCCACGGCCGCGCGCGCCATTGCTGCTGTAAAAGCAATGGCGACCGCATTGAGCACAGGAAGGAAAGAGAGGATTTCGACAGGAATTTGGAACTTGAACGAAATCCCTCTGACCATTGAAGAGATTCTAGCATTTTCAATGCAGAAGCTGGAAGAAATGAGCGTAGAAGCTTTGAAAATCCAGGCCGAAATGGCGGAGGAAGAAGCCCCATTCGACGTCTCTGCTCTGAATGTGAAAACTGGGGGAAaagatcaaaatcaattccacCCATTGGACACAGCAATTCCATTTGAAGATTGGATGAAGAAATTGAACTTCAGTGGGTACGGAagcaaaaaggaagaagaaggggtGACAGTGGGGGTGGTGGTGCAGCTAAGAGACCCATTAAGGAGATACGAATCAGTGGGAGGTCCAGTGGTGGGTCTGATCCATGCAACAGAAGTAGAAATGGAAGAGAAAACAAGCAAATACGAAGAGGAAAGAAGATTCAAGGTGACGAGCTTGCATGTGGGAGGGTTGAAGGTGAGGGGCGGAGGGAAGAGAAACGCATGGGATAGTGAAAAACAGAGGCTAACGGCGATGCAGTGGCTGGTGGCGTACGGGATTGGGAAGGCAGCGAAGAAAGGAAGACATTTGGTATCAAAGGGACCAGATATGTTGTGGAGCTTATCGTCCAGAGTAATGGCAGACATGTGGCTCAAACCAATACGAAACCCAGATGTTAAGTTCGCTAATTAG
- the LOC101205591 gene encoding protein MULTIPLE CHLOROPLAST DIVISION SITE 1 has product MAPNWTLQLHSLSFQPYVWVRKPPALSAISQLGIGSKWDGIRYGHLNCNSDRSRIGGNFVVKSGEGSASTDSGGNVEGDEIVLKSGTGSVASEDYIGKMQEMIISSPPGVFLMNKCTRNGLAIGFCVVTACLAIVARVYLMRKSRNSHSGSVADLVRRGQLRSDRRGISKPLKYNDPFNNPLVKVDKSNSSVEMCGKVYRLAPVTLTKEEQNIHQKRRSRAYQWKRPTMFLKEGDSIPPDVDPDTIRWIPANHPFATTASDIDEDLAQNNVYQKHGVPFRIQAEHEALQRKLEALQSDQKLNNLFIDPGSVKEFERPFKSKSKSDEQVEQSSSDHQTGESKPPNSFGGQSSSDEAQKS; this is encoded by the exons ATGGCACCCAATTGGACTCTGCAGTtacattctctttctttccaG CCATACGTATGGGTTCGAAAGCCTCCTGCTCTGTCCGCCATATCCCAACTTGGAATTGGTTCTAAATGGGATGGCATTAGGTATGGTCATTTGAACTGCAACTCAGATCGGTCTCGAATTGGTggaaattttgttgtaaaatcGGGTGAGGGCTCCGCAAGCACTGATTCCGGCGGAAATGTCGAAGGGGATGAAATTGTGCTCAAGAGTGGGACTGGTAGTGTGGCTTCGGAAGATTACATAGGGAAAATGCAGGAGATGATTATTTCGTCACCTCCAGGCGTTTTCTTG ATGAACAAATGTACTCGAAACGGTCTTGCAATTGGATTTTGCGTTGTAACTGCTTGTTTAGCAATTGTTGCAAGAGTGTATTTGATGAGGAAGTCCAGGAACAGTCATTCCGGATCAGTGGCGGATCTTGTTAGGCGAGGTCAGCTGAGATCTGACAGAAGAGGCAT TTCTAAACCTTTAAAATACAACGACCCCTTTAATAATCCACTGGTGAAGGTTGACAAAAGCAATTCGTCTGTAGAAATGTGTGGAAAGGTTTATCGGTTGGCTCCAGTTACTCTTACTAAAGAGGAACAAAATATTCATCAGAAACGGAGATCTCGGGCATATCAGTGGAAGAGACCAACCATGTTTCTTAAGGAAGGAGATTCAATTCCTCCTGATGTTGACCCGGATACAATCAGGTGGATTCCTGCAAATCATCCTTTTGCAACAACGGCTAGTGATATTGATGAAGATTTGGCCCAGAACAATGTCTACCAAAAGCATGGTGTTCCTTTCCGTATTCAAGCGGAGCATGAGGCTTTGCAGAGAAAGCTTGAAGCACTTCAGAGT GACCAGAAActgaataatttatttatagatcCTGGAAGTGTGAAGGAATTTGAGAGGCCTTTTAAGTCAAAATCCAAGTCAGATGAACAAGTAGAACAAAGTTCTTCAGATCACCAAACTGGAGAGTCAAAGCCTCCAAACTCTTTTGGGGGTCAATCTTCGTCCGATGAAGCACAGAAATCCTGA